Within the Thermosynechococcaceae cyanobacterium Okahandja genome, the region CTCTAGTTCGTCAACGTGTAGGTGTGCCATAAACTTGGGGTTAAAGCGTACTTGGTAGGGGTAATTGGGACTAATGGGACGACCTTGCCAATCGCTGAGGATAGCGATAATTTCCCCTTCCATGCCCTGAATGTCAAAGGGTTGACCGCGGTGATCCGGGTGATGGTAAACAATCACTGAGGACTTGACGCGCACCCGTAATCCTAAACTTAATGCTTGTTGTTCCATGACATTCATGCTGGTGTTGCTCCTCGACTGGCAGGGGTTTTATTTTTATGGTCGCATACGGACTGACAGGGGCGATCGCTCCGCCACAATTGAAAATATGAAAATAATGGTGTAATTAAAGTTTGATGCTCAATGGCACCCCTGCTGTCTCTGTGCATGATTGTTAAAAATGAAGCCCATCACCTGCGGCGCTGCTTAGCCTCGGTGCAGCCGTGGGTAGATGAAACCATTGTGGTGGATACCGGCTCAACGGACGAAACCATAGCTATTGCCCGCGAGTTTACACCCCACGTTTACTCGTTTGAGTGGCAACAGGATTTTGCTGCGGCTCGTAACTATTCGTTACAGTGGGCAGCGGGAGAGTGGATTTTTTATATCGATGCTGACGAAGAGTTGGTAGTTACGGATCCCCAGTGGCGATCGCAACTGCTGCATACGGAGTGTGCGGGCTTTTGTCTGCTGCGCCAAGAGGTGAATTCCCACCACAACTGGAGTGAATTTAGCAACTGCCGCGTGGCTCGCCAGCAACCAAGTTTACGCTTTGTCGGGGCACTGCACGAGCAACTGCGCTGGGATACAGGTCCTGTTGGTCACCTTGAGGGGGTACACCTTGTTCACCACAACCACCACAGCCGTGAACAATTTTTGCAAAAAATCCGCGACCGCAATATTCCCATTTTGGAGCGGATGGTGCAGCAGGGCGATCGCCGCCTAATGAATTTGGTTTGCCTTGGGGATCACTACGCCGCCTGCGGTGAAACCCAGCAGTCCCAGTACTGGTACCAGCAGGCGTTAGCGGCAATTGCTGCCGATATTGAACAGTGGCAGCGCCCCCAAGATACCACATGGCTGCGCCACCTCCTGTTTTGGGCCGCCTACACGGCCTTTACCGCCAAGGACTACGACACGGCTCAGACCTATGCCACCTACGGCCTCACCTTTTTTGACACCTACCCGCCGTTACTTTACGTGACGGGGCTGCTGATTTTTGAGCTTGGGTTACCGCGGGGCGCACTGCCCTACTTTCAGCGCTGTTTAGACCTCTTTGCCAGCGGCACCTACGATCACACTGAACCCTTCGATCGCCAGTGGATGACCACCCAGCCCGCCTATAGCTTGGGCTTTACCTACCTGACCCTCAACGAACCCGAGGCCGCCATCACCTATTTCCAGAAGGCGCTGGCCTTTAACCCCCAGTACCAACCCGCCCAATACCATTTACAGCAGCTTTTGGCCGCTAAAGCCCATTCAACCGACCCTTCAGCCAGTTAACGAAGGCCATCAGTCGCTCCTCGATCCACAACAGCAGGCGATCGCACCACAACAGCAGCACCTCAAACCAGTGCAGTTCATAACCCACAAAGGCGGCCTCAACATCCACAACCCGCCGATCGCTATCCATTACATCCATACCCCTTGGTGTAACCGTCAAGGGAGTGGCGGCAGCATCACTCACGAGCGAGGGCAGCGCGGGGAGTGGCTCTGTGGCCGCGAGCAGGGGGGAAGGCCGTAGGGGAGAGACGCCCGCCAACCAGTAGGAGACATGGCTCAACCAGTGCTGGGTGGATGCCTGTAGGGGACTCAGATGGCGCTCAATCCATGCCAAAATCTGCTGCTGCTGTTCGGCGCTAAAGGTGTAGAGGATCGACTGATCCGTACCAATGAGGACGATGGCACGGTTCTCAAGCTGGCTAGCAATGCCTTGAACCCGCACCTGCGACAGGGCACCACGGCGGACGAGCGGTAGGCGCGATCGCCACCGTTGCCAGAGTTGGCCGAGGGGAGATAAGGCGGGCACCTCAACGCTGAGAACGCTCGCTGGCGCAGACGTTACCCTAAGCTGCTGTAGGAACTGGGTGGTTAAACAGGCGGGCACAGTGCTTTGCCCCGGTAAGTGCCACCGACGACGGTGATGGCGCTGCCGATACCACTGCCGTAGCCGCTGGAAGTAGCAGGCCAGTTCATAGTAAATTCGCTGTTCAACCCGTTGCTGCTCCTCAGGGGTTAAGGTTTTCAGGGGGGTTCCTGTACTTGTTAGGAGGATGAACGAGCGGTGATGGCGATCGCAGGCCAAGTAGCAAGGTTCTTGGGTTGTTAAGGCACCCTCAGGCACCGGGGGGTTCAGCGGCGGGAATAGGCGCTGCCACCACGAACGGCGGCGGGGGAGGGGCCTGAGTTGCACCGTCAGTGGGTGATGGTCGTTCCGGCAAAGCTGGATCGCCGCGCTCACAGCTTGCAATGCCGAGTCAGCCGGAGGACAAGAGGAGCCGGCTAAGCGGGCTTGGTGTTGGCTGCCCTTTAACTGCGGCAGTCCCTGTTG harbors:
- a CDS encoding ferredoxin-thioredoxin reductase variable chain encodes the protein MEQQALSLGLRVRVKSSVIVYHHPDHRGQPFDIQGMEGEIIAILSDWQGRPISPNYPYQVRFNPKFMAHLHVDELEIIDSSAH
- a CDS encoding glycosyltransferase produces the protein MIVKNEAHHLRRCLASVQPWVDETIVVDTGSTDETIAIAREFTPHVYSFEWQQDFAAARNYSLQWAAGEWIFYIDADEELVVTDPQWRSQLLHTECAGFCLLRQEVNSHHNWSEFSNCRVARQQPSLRFVGALHEQLRWDTGPVGHLEGVHLVHHNHHSREQFLQKIRDRNIPILERMVQQGDRRLMNLVCLGDHYAACGETQQSQYWYQQALAAIAADIEQWQRPQDTTWLRHLLFWAAYTAFTAKDYDTAQTYATYGLTFFDTYPPLLYVTGLLIFELGLPRGALPYFQRCLDLFASGTYDHTEPFDRQWMTTQPAYSLGFTYLTLNEPEAAITYFQKALAFNPQYQPAQYHLQQLLAAKAHSTDPSAS